A DNA window from Hordeum vulgare subsp. vulgare chromosome 1H, MorexV3_pseudomolecules_assembly, whole genome shotgun sequence contains the following coding sequences:
- the LOC123418213 gene encoding non-specific lipid-transfer protein 2-like gives MKYLAQLVVALLAFSAVVLMVAPAGAEAATCNALQLTPCAGAIMGNAAPTASCCSKMREQQPCMCQYARDPNLKQYVDSPNGKKVMAACKVPVPSC, from the coding sequence ATGAAGTACTTGGCCCAGCTGGTGGTGGCGCTCCTGGCCTTCTCGGCAGTGGTGCTGATGGTGGCGCCGGCGGGCGCGGAGGCGGCGACCTGCAACGCGCTGCAGCTGACCCCGTGCGCGGGGGCCATCATGGGGAACGCGGCGCCCACGGCGTCGTGCTGCAGCAAGATGAGGGAGCAGCAGCCTTGCATGTGCCAGTACGCGCGCGACCCCAACCTCAAGCAGTACGTCGACTCCCCTAACGGCAAGAAGGTCATGGCCGCCTGCAAGGTGCCCGTGCCCTCCTGCTAG